From the Verrucomicrobiia bacterium genome, one window contains:
- a CDS encoding septum formation initiator family protein — protein MNVDLGIWGKLTNVVIGLLLAAGVLYVGLCYLPVIKQNERMRRELLRLETSIQQEKEANKQLKATAETLQNDPKAIERLARERLRYAKPDEKVIIFEKPVTNRYAPSPTL, from the coding sequence GTGAATGTGGATCTTGGCATTTGGGGCAAGCTCACGAATGTCGTGATCGGTCTCCTCCTGGCTGCCGGCGTGCTCTACGTCGGCCTCTGCTACCTTCCCGTCATCAAGCAGAACGAACGCATGCGGCGCGAACTCTTGCGCCTTGAGACCAGCATCCAGCAGGAGAAGGAAGCCAACAAACAATTGAAGGCGACTGCCGAAACACTGCAGAACGATCCCAAAGCGATCGAACGCCTCGCTCGTGAACGCCTGCGGTACGCGAAGCCGGACGAAAAAGTGATCATCTTCGAAAAGCCGGTCACCAATCGATACGCGCCCTCCCCGACGCTGTAA
- a CDS encoding aspartate kinase translates to MALIVQKYGGTSVGNTDRIKNVAARVAKYHAQGDKIVVVVSAMSGVTDNLIKLAKEIMPLPTEREMDMLLATGEQTTIALTAMALHSLGIPAVSLTGAQAGIVTDQVHTKAKIQNITPKAAHDLLNQGKVVIVAGFQGETSERQITTLGRGGSDLTAIALAAALKANLCQIYTDVDGVYTADPRIVPKARKLEEISYDEMLELASLGAKVMQSRSVEFAKKFGVIFEVRSSLNENPGTIVKEETKSMEGVVVRGVSLDKNQAKITLVRVPDKPGVAARIFRALGEAAVNVDMIVQNISHNPGAPSTDISFTLDKPDLLKARKVMEDLRQEIGFGEPIVAEQIGKLSVVGVGMKSHSGIAGRMFETLANEGVNIEMISTSEIKVSVVIDLAKGDQAMKAVHAAFLG, encoded by the coding sequence ATGGCATTGATCGTTCAAAAGTACGGTGGCACTTCAGTAGGCAACACCGACCGCATCAAAAACGTCGCCGCCCGCGTCGCTAAATACCACGCGCAAGGCGATAAAATTGTCGTCGTTGTCTCCGCAATGAGCGGTGTCACAGACAATCTCATCAAGCTGGCAAAGGAGATCATGCCGCTCCCGACCGAGCGCGAGATGGACATGTTGCTCGCAACCGGTGAACAAACCACGATCGCTCTCACGGCCATGGCGCTGCATTCGCTCGGCATTCCCGCGGTCTCTCTCACGGGCGCGCAGGCGGGCATTGTCACCGACCAGGTTCATACCAAGGCGAAGATTCAAAACATCACGCCCAAAGCCGCGCATGACCTGCTGAACCAGGGCAAGGTGGTCATCGTCGCTGGATTCCAGGGCGAAACTTCAGAGCGCCAGATCACAACCCTCGGACGCGGCGGTTCCGACCTCACCGCCATCGCGCTGGCGGCTGCGTTGAAGGCGAACCTCTGCCAGATTTACACGGATGTGGACGGCGTGTATACCGCGGATCCGCGGATCGTTCCCAAGGCGCGCAAGCTTGAGGAAATCTCCTACGACGAAATGCTGGAGCTCGCCAGCCTCGGCGCGAAGGTGATGCAATCGCGCTCTGTTGAATTTGCCAAAAAGTTTGGCGTCATCTTTGAAGTCCGCTCCAGCCTCAACGAAAATCCCGGAACCATTGTGAAAGAAGAAACAAAAAGCATGGAAGGCGTCGTGGTGCGCGGCGTCTCGCTCGACAAAAACCAGGCCAAGATCACGCTGGTGCGCGTTCCCGATAAACCTGGCGTCGCCGCCCGCATTTTCAGGGCGCTCGGCGAAGCCGCCGTAAACGTCGACATGATCGTCCAGAACATCAGCCATAACCCTGGAGCACCTTCGACCGACATTTCGTTCACGCTCGATAAACCTGACCTGCTCAAAGCGAGGAAAGTCATGGAGGACTTGCGGCAGGAAATTGGATTCGGCGAACCGATCGTTGCCGAGCAGATCGGCAAGCTCTCGGTTGTCGGCGTCGGCATGAAGAGCCACAGCGGCATTGCGGGCCGGATGTTCGAAACGCTTGCGAATGAAGGTGTGAACATCGAAATGATCTCCACCAGCGAAATCAAAGTTTCGGTCGTGATTGACCTCGCAAAGGGCGACCAGGCGATGAAGGCCGTCCACGCGGCATTTCTGGGATAG
- the lpxD gene encoding UDP-3-O-(3-hydroxymyristoyl)glucosamine N-acyltransferase has product MSLTAAEIASQIRGEVFGDGTIQITGFASAAHARPGDLTFAEKDSYFAAAEASHASAILVNGGFASSKKVLIRVANPRIAVARLLPVFFPVEQHPQGIHPSATIAASAQIDPTAHIGPNCIVGDRASLGARSVLLGGNSIGRDCTIGTDVCLYPNVVIYAKCQVGNRVHIHAGTVIGSDGYGYVFDEGRHRKVLQVGNVTIGDDVEIGANTAIDRGALGSTVIGQGTKIDNLVHIAHNVVIGEHCLVMGQCGFAGSTKLGNYCVIASQSGIAGHLSLGHQATVGAKSGVMRDIPDKGTVLGIPAAPDKQAKRQMIALQHLPELMRRMRELEKEVALLKESGSRV; this is encoded by the coding sequence ATGTCCTTAACCGCCGCTGAAATTGCCAGCCAAATCCGTGGTGAAGTGTTCGGGGATGGCACGATTCAAATCACCGGATTCGCGTCAGCCGCACACGCGCGGCCCGGGGATCTCACCTTCGCCGAAAAGGACAGTTACTTCGCCGCAGCGGAAGCCAGCCACGCCTCTGCCATCCTGGTCAATGGCGGGTTCGCGTCTTCGAAAAAAGTGTTGATTCGTGTGGCCAACCCGCGCATTGCCGTCGCGCGGCTGCTCCCCGTCTTCTTCCCGGTGGAACAACATCCGCAGGGAATTCATCCCAGCGCCACCATTGCGGCGTCCGCGCAGATTGACCCAACCGCGCACATCGGACCGAACTGCATCGTCGGCGACAGGGCCAGCCTGGGAGCACGGTCCGTTCTGCTCGGCGGCAATTCCATTGGCCGCGATTGCACCATCGGCACCGATGTTTGCCTTTATCCAAACGTGGTCATCTACGCCAAGTGCCAGGTCGGCAATCGCGTTCACATCCATGCCGGAACCGTGATTGGATCGGATGGCTATGGTTACGTCTTTGATGAAGGGCGGCATCGCAAGGTCTTGCAGGTCGGGAATGTCACGATTGGCGACGACGTTGAAATCGGCGCGAATACCGCGATCGATCGCGGCGCGCTAGGTTCCACGGTGATCGGCCAGGGCACAAAGATCGACAACCTGGTTCACATCGCGCACAACGTGGTGATCGGTGAACATTGCCTTGTGATGGGCCAATGCGGATTCGCCGGCAGCACGAAACTCGGGAACTATTGCGTCATCGCTTCACAATCGGGAATTGCAGGGCACTTGAGTCTGGGACATCAGGCGACAGTTGGCGCCAAGTCGGGCGTGATGCGCGACATTCCTGACAAAGGAACAGTTCTCGGGATTCCCGCCGCGCCGGATAAACAAGCAAAACGGCAGATGATCGCGCTGCAGCATTTGCCCGAATTGATGCGCCGGATGCGAGAACTTGAGAAGGAAGTTGCCCTCCTGAAGGAGTCAGGATCGAGGGTCTAG
- a CDS encoding fatty acid desaturase yields the protein MKTGKELILATKPFASDSAAKSWWHVLSTAFLLAASLVGTILNFHLVGQVACSVLSGLLILRLFVIYHDQQHHAILARSRVAEVLMRIFGILALSPSSIWRSSHNHHHNHNSQLRGSHIGSFPVMTRTQFLKSSAARQAKYLFIRHPLTILFGYVFAFLFGMCLYPFFNKPKEHFDCAIAFVVHFVISTALVVFLGWQALLLVQIIPHFVACAIGTYLFYAQHNFPAVTFHDRMGWAYDKAALDSSSYMETGPIMAWFTANIGYHHIHHLNAKIPFYRLPEVMRAIPELRQAKTTSLHPAEILRCLRLKIWDVEAQRMIAIPRIKPAAEDQYSRANPRNACSDSPE from the coding sequence TTGAAAACCGGAAAAGAACTCATTCTCGCCACCAAACCGTTCGCCTCTGATTCAGCGGCGAAAAGCTGGTGGCATGTCCTCTCGACCGCTTTTCTGCTCGCAGCGAGCCTGGTGGGAACAATCTTGAACTTTCATCTCGTTGGGCAGGTCGCCTGCAGCGTGCTTTCGGGATTGTTGATCCTGCGGCTGTTCGTGATCTATCACGACCAACAGCATCACGCGATCCTCGCGCGATCGCGAGTGGCCGAGGTGCTGATGAGGATCTTTGGAATCCTGGCGCTCAGCCCCAGCAGCATCTGGCGCAGTTCCCACAATCATCATCACAATCACAATTCACAGCTTCGCGGCTCGCACATCGGATCCTTCCCTGTCATGACCCGCACGCAGTTCTTGAAGTCATCGGCCGCGCGCCAGGCCAAATACCTGTTCATTCGCCATCCGTTGACGATTCTCTTCGGCTACGTCTTTGCATTCCTGTTTGGAATGTGCCTGTACCCTTTCTTCAACAAGCCGAAGGAACATTTTGATTGCGCGATTGCTTTCGTGGTTCATTTCGTGATTTCCACCGCGCTCGTCGTTTTCCTCGGGTGGCAGGCGCTGCTGCTGGTGCAGATCATTCCGCATTTTGTGGCCTGCGCGATTGGGACCTACCTGTTTTACGCGCAACACAATTTCCCGGCCGTTACCTTCCACGACCGGATGGGATGGGCGTATGACAAGGCGGCGCTGGATTCCTCGAGCTACATGGAAACCGGGCCGATCATGGCATGGTTCACGGCAAACATCGGCTACCATCACATCCATCATCTGAACGCAAAAATTCCGTTCTATCGTCTGCCGGAAGTAATGCGTGCGATCCCCGAATTGCGCCAGGCCAAAACCACGTCACTGCACCCGGCGGAGATTCTGCGCTGTTTGCGGTTGAAGATCTGGGATGTCGAAGCGCAACGCATGATCGCGATCCCGCGGATCAAACCCGCGGCAGAGGACCAGTATTCGCGCGCGAACCCCCGGAACGCCTGCAGTGATTCTCCAGAATAA
- a CDS encoding VOC family protein encodes MTTKKNTICIWYDHDAEEAARFYARTFPDTSVGAVLRAPADYPSGKAGDVLTVEFTVCGVPCIGLNGGDAFKQTEAFSFQIATEDQAETDRYWNAIVGNGGTESACGWCKDKWGVSWQITPRVLSEAMAKGGDVAKRAFEAMLEMGKIDVARIEAAVRGDAK; translated from the coding sequence ATGACCACGAAGAAGAACACGATTTGCATTTGGTATGACCACGATGCGGAAGAAGCCGCGCGCTTCTACGCGAGGACTTTTCCCGACACCTCGGTTGGTGCTGTACTTCGGGCGCCGGCCGACTACCCAAGCGGCAAGGCAGGCGACGTCCTTACGGTTGAGTTCACCGTATGCGGAGTGCCGTGCATCGGCCTGAATGGCGGCGACGCGTTCAAGCAGACCGAGGCGTTTTCCTTTCAAATCGCCACCGAAGATCAAGCGGAGACCGATCGCTACTGGAACGCCATCGTTGGGAATGGCGGAACGGAGAGCGCGTGCGGGTGGTGCAAGGACAAATGGGGTGTGTCATGGCAGATAACGCCACGCGTCCTTTCTGAGGCGATGGCGAAGGGCGGCGACGTGGCAAAGCGCGCGTTTGAGGCCATGTTGGAAATGGGCAAGATTGACGTCGCCAGGATCGAAGCCGCCGTGCGCGGGGATGCCAAATAG
- a CDS encoding PEP-CTERM sorting domain-containing protein gives MKHKHIALIAGVLTSTVAATAQPITTLENADFDAGVANVASGFDNPGADVPGWRNHTVITDSGVEGPGAWWNPYENFSAFMKGGEAAYTMSDYTIQAGDQFSVSFFAKSWEWTSAGIGEWTVTLFYDNPANAIGSYITPALSDNSTWTAYTSGPIAATVESQGGKLGVLFASSGGDIAQLDEVTINVVPEPSTFSLLALAGLASLLGRRRLVK, from the coding sequence ATGAAGCACAAACACATTGCACTCATCGCGGGTGTATTGACGTCGACCGTCGCCGCCACCGCGCAGCCTATAACTACCTTGGAGAATGCCGATTTCGATGCCGGCGTCGCCAACGTCGCATCGGGCTTTGACAACCCGGGCGCCGATGTTCCCGGATGGCGGAATCATACTGTCATAACCGATTCCGGAGTCGAAGGGCCGGGCGCGTGGTGGAATCCGTATGAAAATTTTTCCGCGTTCATGAAGGGTGGGGAAGCCGCTTACACAATGAGCGATTACACCATCCAGGCAGGTGATCAATTCAGCGTTTCATTTTTTGCAAAGAGCTGGGAATGGACCTCCGCCGGGATTGGTGAGTGGACAGTCACGTTGTTTTACGACAATCCCGCAAATGCGATTGGTTCGTACATAACGCCCGCACTTTCCGACAACAGCACCTGGACGGCTTACACCAGCGGGCCAATCGCAGCGACTGTTGAATCGCAAGGCGGCAAACTGGGTGTTCTGTTTGCCAGCAGCGGCGGGGACATTGCACAACTGGATGAAGTCACGATCAATGTGGTTCCAGAGCCTTCCACGTTCAGTCTTTTGGCGTTGGCGGGACTTGCCTCGTTGCTGGGCCGGCGCCGGCTCGTGAAGTAA
- a CDS encoding ATP-binding protein, with the protein MQNVALAGIFFVRAACLMLLFSLPALAAPTGAGASDFPGITNLSQLRLSAAENIRVVRSFRLIVEVIDVDPAAGVLAVRDSSGTEFLRVEGSDRNIHPGATLSIEGKGCGLKLERFGIAIIPGMVVDNDGIHPQVTESGRRHLRRGLNPIKLAWFNWFGDQGLSVEYEGPNIRRQTIPGSVLIKKKTEAAATNLSHGLNYRCYEGTWDLLPDFRKLQPVQVGVATHFDVAVRTRTDAVGMEFDGFIMVPEDGEYTFYVSSDDGARLYVGEASLVLRVLHQGNSRVETDVEKHAPKGDRRWVVLEGVAGSAGIWGAGGELRLRVGDDDIRVELFRGGHLVPDLTSCRRVQVSGLYEDVLNQDGELGPGRVLALSWKSVKPAEGDTDRGGSADLANSENASASSPARLTTAAEIKALSSKRASQRIPVLIRGVVTAFSSKNSGAVIQDATRGVFVDVFRWRGAEPLQRGQLCEIEGVTDPGGFSPVVVAHRIRHLGPGKLPKPVRATWDQLVNGSLDTEFAEIDGVVTEVKGSQLLLLTEGGKISVDLKDFRPEALLAFENALVRLRGCFLVNFNFGTRRLETGSLVISGADVELLELPPADPFETPRRSIGELLFYDAKAAPFRRVKIGGQVIYSRAGECFLTDGTNSVQVKGRSADIFAVGDLVDAVGFLQLGGNAPELRQAVMRKTGHAALRDPRKLPADELFLARNSGGLVEVDATLINHWRDASEQVLELQSGFLAFKARLHKAGPPLSLPPLGSRLALIGAYAPHGNATGDGSVSGFDLLLSSAKGIRVLATPPWWTLKRVLILAGILAAILFGVLIWNKELHSKVEERGRLLEAEIHNRQRAEMQHAAEADRARIARDLHDELGTGLTEVSLLASAGLGQYHDGEKIRSRFHNIAEKARELVSSLDFIVWAIDSRRNSLQSFADYLGHYSRELMGSAGIDCRLRIRMERGEISLTEAERHSLFLAVKEALNNVIRHASATQVEVQVSQAGDRMSIVMTDDGRGFNWDTIQRGDGITNLQERLQAMQGECRFDSHPGKGTTVTFIVPVTQEPHRTSSEIT; encoded by the coding sequence ATGCAGAACGTGGCTCTCGCAGGAATTTTCTTTGTGCGCGCTGCCTGTCTCATGCTGTTGTTCTCCCTGCCGGCTTTGGCAGCCCCGACCGGGGCAGGGGCTTCTGACTTTCCGGGCATTACAAATCTGTCGCAGTTGCGGCTGAGCGCGGCTGAGAATATTCGCGTTGTTCGCTCCTTTCGCCTCATCGTCGAGGTGATTGATGTTGACCCGGCCGCCGGAGTGCTGGCGGTTCGTGACAGTTCGGGCACGGAGTTTCTTCGCGTGGAAGGGAGTGATCGCAATATCCACCCTGGCGCGACGTTAAGCATCGAAGGAAAGGGCTGCGGGCTGAAACTGGAGCGCTTCGGGATTGCCATCATTCCCGGCATGGTGGTGGATAATGATGGGATCCATCCACAGGTGACAGAGTCGGGAAGGAGGCATCTCAGGCGGGGACTGAATCCGATCAAGCTTGCCTGGTTCAACTGGTTCGGGGATCAGGGACTGTCAGTCGAGTACGAAGGACCAAACATTCGCCGCCAAACCATTCCAGGTTCCGTGCTCATAAAAAAGAAAACAGAGGCTGCGGCCACAAACTTGTCCCACGGCCTGAACTACAGGTGCTACGAAGGGACGTGGGATTTGTTGCCTGATTTCCGAAAGCTGCAGCCGGTGCAGGTCGGAGTCGCAACACACTTTGACGTGGCTGTGCGAACACGAACCGACGCGGTAGGCATGGAATTTGACGGGTTTATTATGGTTCCCGAGGACGGTGAGTACACGTTTTATGTCAGCTCCGATGACGGCGCCCGCCTGTACGTTGGGGAAGCCTCGCTGGTCTTGCGTGTGTTGCACCAGGGGAACTCCCGTGTGGAGACGGACGTCGAGAAACATGCCCCCAAGGGCGACCGCCGCTGGGTAGTGCTGGAGGGTGTTGCGGGTTCAGCGGGCATTTGGGGCGCAGGCGGGGAACTGCGATTGCGGGTTGGCGATGATGACATACGAGTTGAGCTTTTCCGAGGTGGCCATCTGGTGCCCGATCTCACTTCCTGCCGGCGGGTTCAAGTCTCGGGCCTTTATGAGGATGTGCTGAACCAGGATGGAGAGCTTGGGCCTGGCCGGGTTCTGGCGTTAAGCTGGAAATCCGTAAAACCTGCGGAAGGCGATACCGATCGGGGAGGTTCCGCCGATCTCGCGAATTCGGAAAATGCCTCGGCTTCTTCCCCGGCGCGCCTGACCACGGCAGCGGAGATTAAGGCCCTTTCGTCCAAACGCGCGAGCCAGCGAATCCCGGTGTTGATCCGTGGAGTGGTGACGGCCTTCTCTTCAAAAAATTCAGGCGCTGTCATTCAGGATGCCACGAGGGGCGTCTTTGTTGATGTTTTCCGCTGGCGCGGCGCCGAGCCTTTGCAACGCGGGCAACTGTGCGAGATCGAAGGCGTAACCGACCCGGGCGGGTTTTCTCCCGTCGTGGTCGCACACCGGATCAGGCATCTGGGCCCCGGCAAGCTGCCAAAACCCGTGCGCGCCACGTGGGATCAATTGGTAAACGGAAGCCTGGATACGGAGTTCGCCGAAATCGACGGCGTCGTGACGGAGGTCAAAGGTTCCCAACTCCTGTTGCTCACCGAAGGCGGCAAGATATCGGTGGACTTGAAGGATTTCCGGCCTGAAGCGCTCCTGGCTTTTGAGAACGCGTTGGTTCGGCTTCGTGGCTGCTTCCTGGTCAATTTCAATTTTGGAACGCGCAGGCTTGAAACGGGATCCCTCGTGATCAGCGGCGCCGATGTGGAACTGCTCGAACTGCCGCCTGCAGATCCTTTTGAGACGCCTCGCAGAAGCATTGGCGAGCTGTTGTTTTACGATGCCAAGGCTGCACCGTTCCGTCGCGTGAAGATTGGCGGCCAGGTGATTTACAGCCGGGCTGGAGAGTGCTTTCTGACTGACGGCACGAACAGCGTGCAAGTGAAAGGGCGAAGCGCGGACATCTTTGCCGTGGGTGACCTGGTGGATGCAGTCGGTTTCCTTCAACTCGGTGGCAACGCACCCGAATTGCGTCAAGCTGTGATGCGGAAGACCGGGCACGCGGCCTTGCGTGATCCACGGAAGCTCCCCGCGGACGAACTGTTCCTGGCGCGCAATTCGGGAGGCCTTGTCGAAGTGGACGCAACGTTGATCAATCACTGGCGCGACGCATCGGAACAGGTGTTGGAGCTGCAGTCAGGATTCCTCGCCTTCAAGGCGCGGCTGCACAAGGCCGGGCCCCCGCTTTCACTGCCACCGCTCGGCAGCCGCCTGGCACTAATCGGCGCCTATGCACCTCACGGAAACGCGACGGGCGACGGGTCAGTCAGCGGATTTGATTTGTTGCTCTCTTCGGCGAAAGGGATTCGGGTACTCGCAACCCCGCCGTGGTGGACGCTCAAGAGGGTATTGATCCTGGCCGGGATCCTTGCTGCGATCCTTTTCGGAGTGCTGATTTGGAACAAGGAGTTGCACAGCAAAGTTGAGGAGCGGGGGAGGCTGTTGGAAGCAGAAATCCACAATCGCCAGAGGGCGGAGATGCAGCACGCGGCCGAAGCTGATCGGGCGCGTATCGCGCGGGACTTGCATGACGAGCTGGGCACCGGCCTGACAGAGGTCAGCCTCCTCGCAAGTGCGGGGCTCGGGCAATATCATGATGGCGAAAAAATCCGCAGCCGGTTTCACAACATCGCGGAAAAAGCCCGCGAACTCGTTTCCAGCCTGGATTTCATCGTTTGGGCGATCGATTCAAGACGCAACTCGCTGCAATCGTTCGCGGATTACCTGGGCCATTACTCCAGGGAGCTTATGGGTTCTGCTGGGATAGATTGCCGGCTGAGGATTCGGATGGAACGCGGTGAGATTTCCCTCACCGAAGCCGAACGGCACAGCTTGTTTCTGGCGGTCAAGGAAGCGTTGAACAACGTCATCCGCCATGCCTCCGCGACCCAGGTTGAAGTCCAGGTTTCCCAGGCTGGAGATCGCATGTCCATCGTCATGACCGACGATGGCCGGGGGTTTAATTGGGATACAATCCAGCGCGGGGATGGCATCACAAACCTCCAGGAACGTTTGCAGGCGATGCAGGGCGAATGCCGATTCGATTCCCATCCTGGAAAAGGGACGACCGTCACGTTCATTGTTCCCGTCACGCAAGAACCCCACCGAACCTCATCTGAAATCACATGA
- a CDS encoding response regulator transcription factor, protein MTTVAIIEDNSTMRQMLTELVDSEPGYRCICACSTSRQALVDVPRHRPDIALMDIHLPDESGIACTARLTEKMPGLQVIMVTVYQDSNLIFQALKAGACGYILKRFRPNEIIQAIAEVRAGGAPMTSEIARMVVHSFRAPAVVPDGGLTAREAEILELLAEGLSNKEIASKKNIAAGTVRNHLGNIFKKLHVRCRTEATAKYFRKKHAAPGGNA, encoded by the coding sequence ATGACCACAGTCGCCATCATCGAGGATAACAGCACGATGCGCCAAATGCTGACCGAACTGGTTGATAGCGAGCCGGGCTATCGCTGCATCTGTGCCTGCTCAACATCGAGACAGGCATTGGTTGACGTGCCGAGGCATCGTCCGGACATCGCGTTAATGGACATCCATCTGCCGGACGAATCCGGCATTGCGTGCACCGCTCGGTTAACGGAGAAGATGCCGGGTTTGCAGGTGATCATGGTTACGGTTTACCAGGACAGCAATCTGATCTTCCAGGCGTTGAAAGCGGGGGCTTGCGGTTACATTTTGAAACGGTTCCGCCCCAACGAAATCATTCAAGCCATTGCGGAAGTGCGGGCGGGGGGGGCGCCGATGACGAGCGAGATTGCCCGCATGGTGGTGCATTCATTCCGCGCACCCGCGGTGGTTCCCGATGGCGGCCTGACGGCGCGCGAGGCTGAGATCCTTGAACTCCTGGCAGAAGGGCTTTCGAACAAGGAAATCGCGAGCAAAAAAAATATTGCCGCCGGAACGGTTCGGAATCATCTCGGCAACATCTTCAAAAAGCTTCATGTCCGCTGCAGAACCGAGGCGACCGCGAAGTACTTTCGGAAAAAGCATGCGGCCCCCGGGGGCAACGCGTGA
- a CDS encoding prepilin-type N-terminal cleavage/methylation domain-containing protein, with amino-acid sequence MKKNSSQSRPNSGFTLIELLVVIAIIAILAAMLLPALAKAKVKAQGIRCVNNGKQFILAWHMYSSDFSDKLVLNPESGGGNNPAVAWATGDMQIPAHRNNRDYIEKALLFPYSKSIGLYKCTGNTKKDMLRGVSMNSTMGLCNSSGKYLPTPGWGGIGGAFKTFMKSSAITKPADYFVIIDEDDNSINDALFRVDFANVATSFRLNDIPAVYHNKASGITFADGHAEMHKWRSLRVPVPGWGGAAAGAGGWGASNREDAQWLLQHTGER; translated from the coding sequence ATGAAAAAGAACTCCTCCCAAAGCCGGCCGAACAGCGGTTTCACATTGATCGAGCTGCTTGTTGTGATTGCAATCATCGCCATTCTGGCGGCGATGCTCCTTCCCGCCCTTGCGAAGGCGAAGGTGAAGGCACAGGGCATCCGTTGCGTGAACAATGGCAAGCAGTTCATTCTGGCCTGGCATATGTATTCCAGCGACTTTTCGGATAAATTAGTCCTGAATCCTGAAAGCGGCGGAGGCAACAATCCCGCTGTCGCGTGGGCCACCGGCGACATGCAAATCCCCGCGCATCGGAACAACCGCGATTACATCGAAAAGGCCCTGTTGTTTCCGTACAGCAAAAGCATTGGGCTCTATAAATGCACGGGCAACACCAAGAAGGACATGCTGCGCGGCGTTTCGATGAACTCCACCATGGGACTGTGCAACAGCAGTGGAAAGTACCTGCCAACGCCGGGTTGGGGCGGAATCGGAGGCGCCTTCAAGACCTTCATGAAATCCTCCGCGATTACGAAACCCGCCGACTATTTCGTCATCATCGACGAGGACGACAACAGCATCAATGACGCACTGTTCCGCGTGGATTTTGCAAACGTTGCCACCAGTTTTCGCCTGAACGACATTCCGGCTGTTTATCACAACAAAGCGAGCGGCATTACGTTTGCCGATGGTCACGCCGAGATGCACAAATGGCGTTCCCTTCGCGTGCCCGTTCCGGGATGGGGAGGCGCGGCGGCAGGGGCGGGCGGTTGGGGTGCCAGCAATCGCGAAGACGCCCAGTGGCTGTTGCAACATACCGGCGAACGATAG